Genomic window (Pseudoliparis swirei isolate HS2019 ecotype Mariana Trench chromosome 23, NWPU_hadal_v1, whole genome shotgun sequence):
CAGCCGGCCACGGACCTCAAGTAGCCGATGCTTTGGAGGAAACAAATAATTACTCaactgtaaaaacaacaacaacaacaacaacgtgagtCACAAATGTGGTTATTTGGTAAattgaacaaacaaacaaacctccAGGGGTGTTGGTTGAGGGCGGGCCAGTGCCCAATGGTCCCCTCCAGAACCACTGGTTTGAGTGGGAGCAGGTAGTTGGTTCTAAAGCTCTCCAGCGAAGGACACTTTATCCGGGGAATCGCCGTCTCCTCGTTGATCACGGGAACACGAGGGATCTCCGTCTTCATTCTCTAAATGACGCCGAAAAACAACGACGGTTCCGTCACGTCTTTTAATTCAAAGGTAAAGATAAAGAGCCTTAAGAGGGGAAACCGTCTTCGCATTTCTCTGTAAGAGCTGAAAGGATTCGTCAAGATAAAGCCGAGACGGTTGAACATGTGGTAGTTTGTGCTTGTTAGATTCTTTATGTGGTAATAAATTCGATAGAATTTGATTTTGGACTGTTGTTGGGGGCAAAAGAAGCTTTTTGAAGATATCGTCCTTCTCCGCGGGCTTTAGGAAACTGTGATGGGGATTTGTCACTCGCTTTCTTTTGAGAGAATGAATTgactgaagaagaaaagataacGAAAGCAGCACTGCAGCTCCACTCCAGAGACCAAATAGACGTTTATATTCAATGTGGGGGATTTTATGCTTttcgaaaaaaagagaaacaaacacgATGTTCAGAAAAACATCCGCTAACCTTCCTCTAAAACTCTCCTGACGTGATCTGACATGCGAGTGTTCGTCGGCTTTTATCTTCGGTGACATCTGATGGGGAGCGacacgagagacacgagagacacgagagagggcGCCGGGGGAACGCTCGTCTCGAACTTCAGAGACGCTCATCCCGAAGAGTCGCGCGCGGATTCTCGTGCGTGGCCGCAGCCCACGACGCTACTGTTCCGGGTGGGTTGCCATGACAACGGCGAATCCATTAAAGCAGCAGAACACATCGGCTTTTATCACCGTGACGATATCCTTCCttttatttttaccttcgcattgaaaatgcggaaggtgatgttttgatcgccgtgtattcatttatttatttgtatgcgtgttattcgcataactcaaaaagtattaaaccgaatcgcatgaaatttggtgggatgattggttattatccggggaccatttgattagattttgggatcgatcgggtcaaaggtcaaaatcttcttttttaccatagcacggtcaatttatatccaattggcatgcaactaatgccaaaatgttcataatgcaatgcccaatcttgtgatatgcgaaggtatgcgctctaccgagtgcccattttaGTTGTAAATGTGATACAACATATGCTTTAGCGGTCAGTTTTAAAGCTCAAGAATGTTAAGAGTAAAAGTTGCATTCAACTAAAATCTTACCAAAGCGTCACGTGACTATTCCCACTTCTTTGCGTGACGTCACCGCCGATGTCTTTATTGAGTGAACTAATAATTACGATGAACTAAAGTGGCACGGCTCACATGAAGCATGCGTgtttagaatttaaaaaaaaggactgACCTTGATGTCGGCGTGttcactttcttcttctgattCCGTGGGTTTCCTGACCTCCCTTGCAGGATCCGGACAATGACCTGAAGTACGTCGTCCATGATGGCCGCGCCCATGAGCAAACCCATGTCACAGGCCCTCACGGCCCGCTGGACCTCGTCCGCCGACGGGTCGTCGCGGCACAGCGCGGCCGCTTTGAACAGGCAGCCGCAGGAATAGACGCGTCTCCACTCTTTGTCCACGTGGCGCCACGTTCCCGTGTTGAGCTTCTCCCACGAAACGTCCACGACGATCTGAGCGTTGAGCGCGCGGCCGGCGGCGTCGGCGTCGCCGTAGAGCTGCCGCCGACACCGCTTCAGCATCTCCACCACGCTGGAATCCACGTTGTCGCCGAACTGCAGCGGAAACTCGTCCTCCTCGCGAGGCAGGGCGGCAGAGATCTTGGACCACAGCGTGGCCATTCGGCGAGACGGGCTCCGGGCGGCGCTGCGGGACGCACGGGGACGGTGAGTTCGGGGCTGAATCGCTCGTGATGACGCTGCGTTTACATGCACGCCGTTTGTGGAATACTTCAACAATTCAACGGAATATTCAGAGGCAACGGTTGTCAGCATTGATGacgcatcataagtaacggttaatggggacgagtttttttgttttgtttattgttttatgtaaatatgtatgtgtgtatttatgtgtgtgtgtgtgtgtgtatatgtatatatgtgtgtgtgaatatgtatgtacactaccgttcaaaagtttggggtcacttagaaatttctttatttttcaaagaaaagcactgttttttcaataaagataacattaatcaaaaatacacactatacattgttaatgtggtaaatgactattctaggtggaaacgtctggtttctaatgaaatatctccatagttgtatagaggcccatttccatcaactatcactccagtattctaatggtacattgtgtttgctaatcgccttagaagactaatgtctgattagaaaacccttgtgcaattatgttagcacagctgaaaacagttatgctggtgatataagctatacaactggccttcctttgagcttgaagtttgaagaacaaaattaatacttcaaatattaatcattatttctaaccttgtcaatgtcttgactatatgttctatgaaatgttcaattcatttgataaataaaagtgagttttcatggaagacacgaaattgtctggatgaccccaaacttttgaacggtagtggatgtgtatgtatatgtatgtacatgtgtatatatgtttatgtatatatataggtatatgtatatggttctctgaaataagttttttttcgtgaaatcataggttagggcacttataagcttgatagcttcagcctcgaccctttcggttcgccactttcttcttttgttgaattttgatttttgtatattttgctgatcgaaataaactaaactaaactatttAATTGCTCCTTCTGTGTTCAGCTATTGGCTGAAGCTGCCCACCAtcgttacacacaaacacacacacacacgataaacTGAAAAGTTTGAGCGATCTTTGACTTTTTTGCAATAAACATACAATAAAAGCAGTAATAATTTGGGATATTACACCCAAATAATATTATGGAAGTCATTGCAGATGAGTTAACCTCAACTTCTGTCATTATTTTCTTCAAAACCTTAGGAGTTGTACTCTCGTGGCATTTCTAGATAACCCTCGTTGGTCATCTAAAAAACCCACAACATAAAGATGAATTGATGTCAAATGCGTTGCTGCATATAGTTGGATGCAAATAAGTTATATGAGACCTAAACATGAAGATTTGTATACATGCCAATATGGcttcatcattacatcatttaATTATATCGTCTATCTTATTTGGTAAAGCATCCCCAAAGTCTCCACTGTGTAAAGTTATATCAGCCTTAATGAcgtaatattataaaatattacaCATTGTGAATAAGAGATTCAGAGACATGACTATGTAAAGCTAGGAAATACAAACTAGCTTCGCTATCGATTAAAAGTCTGACATTTAAGTTGGTTTAACTAATATGCGCGCGCACTTTAAATTCAGGAAACCGGCGCATTTTTTAACGGTAACGTTACGTTTACTTTGTCTCTGAAGAGGAACTCATCGCGCGACATAGTATATTTACCTGTAATCACGACATTTACACCGTTAATCCATTACTATCTGTCATAAGGGGATTGTAACCAGTGCACGCGCGGCTTTAACTACCGACACCCACAACTTTACTGCCTGTGCTACATCAAAAACAGACCGGATGGAAACTCGGACAGCGGGACACATTGGTTCCGCGATAAATTCAAAGTGTCTGAGACGAGAAttaaaaagcttttttaaatACTGCAAAAATACGTGCACTTTTCAAGGATGGggacgtttttatttattatttatttttctcagcaCAAACTTTGATCTGCATACATATATGTGCTCCAGTAGAGGGGAGTAACCTCTGCACTCTAAATTTATAAAATGTAGACTATCAGACATTGATTGAACTATAATATGAGTGACCCAtcttcccaacacacacacggttgcacaaacacacacagatacacacattgcTCCGACACTGTCACATCTGTCCACACAGTCCCTCAGCCTGGCAGCTGCACACACATCtgtatttcttttttagatGATCAACCACCTCTAGTGTAGCTctgtcatttaaaataaaagagtgGTCTTGTAAAGAGTCCAGTCATAAAGGTATAAAGACAACACTTCTCCCAACATAATGCAATTGTTTCACGAACATTTAGTTTCCCTCTCTTTTCATTTCTCCTGCTACTCAGAATGTAAATACAGATATTCCTAGAAGGCTGATTGAAATGTATCAGAACAAACCCGATAGGGAACCTTCTGTGGGAAAGTCTATCTATAAACACGCGGCACCATTATCAAATGTCAAACACTCTATGAAATTCAAATAATCTCAGTGCAAACCGTGAAGCCGTTCCTGTATGTAAAGCAGATGGAGACGAGAGCAAGGCAGCTCGCCTTTCTGGGAATCACAGGGGATTGTAAAATGTTTCATGCATTTCTGTTCATTCTCACTGTGTACACAGCAGACATCTCGAGGCTCGAGCTAttgttcaaacacacacacagacacacacacacacacacacacacgtccattgTTCACTTACATGCATGGAGGTGAGGAATTACTGTGGAGGCCACAGCATTGTGTTGATTTCTCTGTATTTCAAGCCTTTGCTATTGCTTTTAGAAAAAGGcactaaaagtaaaaaataagttttaaaaataagtaaaatcaaaataaaatttaaatggAAGGATGGAGAGCAGACAAAGTATTAATAAACTGAAGGTTTGAAACTGAATTTGGGATAAATGGTTGATACTGATCTATTATAATACACTGTGgggtaaacaaaaaaacagttcTCACCCATTGGAGCAAAAGAAGAAGCACTTTGATAACATATGTCCCTCTATAAACATATCGTGGGACTTGGGAGCCGGTCAAACACACTGTGGTCATTATTGTATGGATTGCTGTGGGATACAGACCTGAGGTGTTCCTCTGCTTGTGTgagtggggagggggggccACGTtagatgtttcaatgttttatttgtaaacgccatgtctttttttaaaataatttctttTTACATGAGATTTAATTCTCAACTATAAACTATGATGAAACCTGATATTAAACACTCCTGGCGTCCTCGCCAAGGACACCGCTTTGTAAAAGCAAGGTGTTTGGGGCGAGCTGAGGAAGTAAGAATAGGTTTTCTGAATATCAAACAGAATTTGAACACATCATTTAATGAGAAGTTCTCTACATCTTAAAGAAATTGTTGAgagacattttgtgaaatacaCTGAATTGCTTTCCTGCAAAAAAGTTGCCACTTTCAGATTAGATTATTTAAATTGAGCATAACTACAGGAAGCAGGGGCGAACCAACTAAATCCACCTTCCAACACAACTAAAGctaacaaataaacacatttgatAAGAGTTTTTAATACTCTGTCAATCTGAACAAAACAGTGCTCCGGGAGCCTGTCGTCCCTGTGAGTTCTTGAGGAAGATTGTTTGTTACGATAGAAAGCTGCAGCACAGCATCtgaaaaatatacatttgtgtttatttctaatactttatttatatattacatattttttctcCAAGAAAAATAACTTGCATATTTAAATCCCTATTAATTGGAcagtttacatatttatatttaatatatattatagcaatCAAATACATTCTAGTGCACGAATGTATAATCTCAAGATTTTAATTTCTCAATTTAAATATCGGTTATAAATGTACGGaagtatataaatattacatatttatatttaatatatattatagcaatCAAATACATTCTAGTGCACAAATGTATAATCTCAAGATTTTAATTTCTCAATTTAAATATCGGTGATAAATGTGCGGAAGTatataaatatgacatatttatatttaatatatattatagcaatCAAATACAATCTAGTGCACAAATGTATAATCTCAAGATTTCAATTTCTCactttatttctatttctatttatttctattcaatatatattatagcgaTCAAATACATTCTAGTGCACGAATGTATAATCTCAAGATTTTAATTTCTCACTTTAAATATCGGTTATAAATGTGCGGAAGTGGATTTGTGAAATGTCTCCCCATCTACTCGTGTTACTACTTGCATGTAATTAGTACCACTATGAGGGATACATTCTAACATAATATTTTTCAACAAAAATAACATCAGAGGCTATCCAGACAAATGTATGCagttaaaagtctgatttattgCGACAAATGTTTTCCAATCCCAGGGTTTCATTAGCTCCGCTGcattaataaaacatgtgagtaaataaatgaataaataacacaTATTGTACCCTGGGCACACGACTTAAAAAACAAGTGAAAATTAATTTTTTCAGTTCCAATTCAAAACTAAATGAAACATGAATAAACCAAATGgtgtttaaatgtaaaatgccatcagcagagtcacagctctCACAGAGAACCCTTTGGTTCAAGCCTCGCCACGTGTTGCAGGAGACGCATTTCATGAGACAATCATCACATGTGACCGTTTACCCTGAACGCACTTCGCCGACTGGCCAGAaagtaaacatgtgaacatactTATTCACTCAGCAGATTAGTTAAATTAGAACTTGtatgacatacactaccgttcaaaagtttggggtcacttagaaatgtctttatttttcaaagaaaagcactgttttttcaataaatataacattaaattaatcaaagatacactctatacattgttaatgtggtaaattaatattcaaggtggaagtgtctggtttctaatgaaatatctccagaggtgtatagaggcccatttccatcaactatcactccagtgttctaatggtacattgtgtttgctaatcgccttagaagactaatgtctgattagaaaacccttgtgcaattatgctagcacagctgaaaacagttatgctggtgatataaactatacaactggccttcctttgagcttgaagtttgtagaacaaaattaatacttcaaatattaatcattatttctaaccttgtcaatgtcttgactatattttctattcaattctcaattcatttgataaataaaagtgagttttcatggaagacacgaaattgtctgggtgaccctaaacttttgaacggtagtgtatatggcgCATCAAGAGCAATCGtgcaacagttttttttttacgtagCGCCCTCTGGTGTTGGCGATATATCAAACGTGACGAGATGCTCCCTTTTACTCGAAAAAAACAAGAATGTTTCATTGCTATGATTCCCTTTGAACCTTGTCTGTTCAGTGTGACAGAGCCtctccgcagcagcagcagctcggcgTCTGCCGGCAGCCAAACGGGGCACCGGGGCAGCATGGACCGTGACTGCGTGTAGCAGCGTATATTCCCCCGGGCCTGCGAAAACCTGAACCACTGGGACACCCACAGCAGGGATGTAATCACCACCATTACGCTCCAGGTGctgctgaaataatgaatatgaaaAAAAGGATGGAAACAAGTCTTCCGCCGGTGTTGCCATGGATCAGAACCCAATCAAACACTGTTTAGCTGCACACGAGCTGCCAGCCGCAGCCTGTTGACTCATGAAATGAATCTATTGTTGCGGCACAAAAGAAAGCGCcgcgacggagagagagagagcggcgtgACCCCGAGTCCGCTGCTGCGCTGCTGGCCCGCGCCCGCCGCCCCGCCCGGTCGAGAGAGAAGAGACGCGACATCGATGACGCCACAATCTGGCCAGTTTGGTTTAATCGCCATTGGTTTTGAAGGTCATCCGTGCAGTgtcaggaaggaaggaaggatggaaggaagccaggcaaggaaggaaggaaggaagcaaggaagggaggaagcgaggggaggaagtgaaggaaggaaggaagtaaggaagaaaagaagccgggaaaggaggaaaggaaggaaaaaaggaaataagccaggcaaggaagaaaggaggcaaggaaggaaggaggcaaggaaggaaggaagggagggaggaattgaaggaaggaatgaaagaaggaaggaagaaaggaagagaagTAAGGAAGTAATGAAGGAAAGAAGccaggaaaggaggcaaggaaggaaaaaaggaaataagcCAGGCAAAGaaagaagccaggcaaggaagaaaggaggcaaggaaggaaggaaggaagggagggaggaagcgaAGGAAGTGACGGAAGgaatgaaagaaggaaggaagaaaggaggaagaaaggaaggaagtaaggaagtaaTGAAGGAAAGAAGCcgggaaaggaggcaaggaaggaaagaagccaggcaaggaggcacggaagaaaggaaggatgcaaggaaggaaggaaagaggcaaggaaggaaagaagggaggaagcgaaggaaggaaagaagggaggaagcaaaggaaggaaggaaggtataTACCTCCAAATGCAGTGTCCCATTTATCCCCCGGGCAATTTATGCATAAGCATAAAAGCCAGTGGCGGTTACGGGGTGGCCCCGTTCCCATGGTGAACCTGGTAATGGGATATGTGGAAGAGTAACGAATGAGAGGCGTAAAGTTCAATGTCCTGTGAAATCATCAGGAGATCGGAAACAAGCGCCTCGAGTCTGCAGCCCAGTTTTATCCACATAGGCAATTATctcgaggcacacacacacggccgcgGTGTGACTGCAGGTCTGCGGATGTTGCATGTGAGTCAGAGGAGTGGGACCCTCCCCtgtgaccgccccccccccctgggtttACCGCAAAGACACAGCTCGCCGTGACTGGAGCGCTCCCGAGCTCGCGCTCCAAGCCCATGCTCGGGTTCCGGTGGCTCCATGCGGGAACGCCAGAGTTCAGGCAGTCCGTCAAAACCACCTTGCATCAAATTAATGCCACCAGGTGTGCCCCCGTGCAGTTCGGGGACACACCTGGTAATTCCCTTTAATTAGAGCTCGACCAGCTGTTTGGGGTCCCCGGGTTAGACCGCCGCCTCGGCCACCAGCTCGATGCCGTCGGTCACATTGGATTCATTGGATACATAAATCAATACCTGGATGAGGGTTTTAGGTGGCGaataaagaaaaagtaaaaatgacATTGAAGGCGTGAATaatcaatcccccccccccctctgtacgAAGTCGCTTGCTTAAGTGAGGTGGAGATAAAAGGCGGTCTCCATCTCGTTGCTGGGAAGAATCCTCGGGGGCCGGCGAGCTCGGAGAGTGCTCCAGGTAGCTTTGATCTTTCTTGGCTGCAGTAATAAGCATCGAGCGGATGAAGAGGGAGGGCATCCATCTTGGAAACATGATTTCCCTTTGGTTCTGTAACAAGCTGATCGGAGGTGGGCGGTCAGCTCCGGGGCGCTCACGACAAGGTGAGCTCATACATATGACGGTCGGAGCTGAACAAAGTGATATTACTCCAAATGTTCGAGAGGGCCCTGCAGCCAGGGATCCtttacccccacacacacacacacacacacacacacacacacacacacgtctgtaaaTCACAGCGTGGACGATCTGTGCCATGAACCTACACGAGGAGATGACAGAATATTTCTACATCCGCCTGAACACAACATGCCCAATGGGCTCCGAGGtacagggaaggaaggaaggaagggaggaagggaaggaagtgACGGAAAGAACGAGGCaagaaaggaagggaaggaaggaaggaagtgaaggaaggaagaaaaggaaggaatGGAGAACGTGAAGGAAGGGAGAAAGTAAGGTAGGAGGtaggaaaggagacaagaaatgaagggaagggaggaagtgaaggaagGAAGCAAAGGAAGGAATGGAGAacgtgaaggaaggaagggaggaagtaaGGTAGGAggtaggaaaggaggcaagaaaTGAAGGGAAGGGAGGAAGTGACGGAAGGAAGAAAGCCATGGAAGgcgggaaggaggcaaggaaggagagaagaaaaggaaggcggctggaaggaaagaaggaggcaagaaatgaaggaagggaggaagcaaaggaagggaggaaagaaggGTGGAagcgaaggaaggaagggaggaaggaagccaggcaaggaggcagggaaggaaggaagaaagaaagagaggaagcgaaggaagaaagggaggaagcaaaggaaggaaggagagaagggaggaagcgaaggaaggaagccaggcaaggaggaaaggaaggaaggtataaaaaaaacctgaatgACACTCGTTTGATGATTGCTCTCTTCCTGCACGTGCACATATTAGAGTTtatgcactttaaaaaataatatgacAAAAGTGTTCACTCATCCAGAGATTTGAATcagaatgaaaataaatcttttttgGAGGACcggcacaaaaaaaaagaaattatttcTTTTCACGAATGGAAACCGATGTCCCACTCAGAGGCCGGTGCgccagcagagagcagtgtTGTGGCAGTGAAGTCGTCCCCCAGCAGAGCTCATCGTTATGCAAAGAGGAGCCACACGGGATCTCAGGCTGGCTCACAGCGCTTTGACTCCAGAGGCTTTTCATCAGGTCACAAGTGTGAATGACATCACCggcaccacagagagagaggcggaacAACCCATATTAAGGCTTcaaaattacatatttttgAGAGGCAGGAGCGGTAATATTAATATGTGCTCTGCAGCTTCACTCCCAGAATGTGCTTTTCTTCCCATTATGAAGCCGTTCTGATGATTACTCTGTGTGAGTACACAGCTGGAGTTAGACGTCAACAGGACACGGTGAATAGAAAAACTCCTTGTTGACAGAAAGGGACTAAAACACGCTGAATACGTGGGATGTGAGAACCCCATATTTGttgaataaaaaagagaaaaaagtgatgtttaaaaaaagaaaagaaatggaaGAAAATCTGTTTGTGTACCGGTacagctccacagggaagctgttttattcttttctctGTGTTGCGCTGCTCACAAAAGGTGACAGAAGACCAGAGAGACACCCAGAATggaaaatgaacacacacacacacacacacacacacacacacacatccataaggGTGAATACATCGGAGTCCAGGATGCCTTTTGGCGGCTTTGTGAACACATAGAAGCTGTGGGTGTCTGACCTTGGCTCACGTTGCCAGCTTCAAACTGGGCCGGCAGTCACCTCCACGCTGGAGTGGAAGTCTATTCTTCACGTCGTGGGCACGTTCAGATCCGGTGCCGCGCCCGGACGCGCCCGCAGAGACGCCCGGCCCGGGATGTGTTCGCACCGGTTTGCCctcggaggagaagaagacggtTATATTCGGTGGCAACTGTGACCCGCCGCCACCGCTACGCTGTCACAAACAACTGCCTCGGTGgataaggagggagggagggaggggagggagagagggagggtgagagggagagagggagcaagggagagagggagcgaggcagagagggagcgagggagagagagagagggcacgagggagagtgagggagggagcaagggagagaggaagtt
Coding sequences:
- the kdm8 gene encoding LOW QUALITY PROTEIN: lysine-specific demethylase 8 (The sequence of the model RefSeq protein was modified relative to this genomic sequence to represent the inferred CDS: inserted 1 base in 1 codon): MATLWSKISAALPREEDEFPLQFGDNVDSSVVEMLKRCRRQLYGDADAAGRALNAQIVVDVSWEKLNTGTWRHVDKEWRRVYSCGCLFKAAALCRDDPSADEVQRAVRACDMGLLMGAAIMDDVLQVIVRILQXEVRKPTESEEESEHADIKRMKTEIPRVPVINEETAIPRIKCPSLESFRTNYLLPLKPVVLEGTIGHWPALNQHPWSIGYLRSVAGCRTVPVEVGSRYTDEGWSQTLLTVDQFIDRYISNTEGVKGYLAQHQLFDQVPELKDDIRLPDYCCLGEGDEDDITVNAWFGPGGTVSPLHQDPQQNFLAQVVGSKYIRLYSPEDTDKLYPHQSKLLHNTSQVEVENPDAGRFPEFARAPYLDCVLQPGDVLFIPVRHWHYVRSLELSFSVSFWWS